From Myripristis murdjan chromosome 13, fMyrMur1.1, whole genome shotgun sequence:
acttCATACAACATTGTATTACAGCGATTTGATTGTATTAAAGCGATTTTTGACTTTATACATGTACTGGGTTTGGGAAACATCATGCTGGACTTTTAATGTGGCGTCGGGTCGCTGAGGATCTACGTATTGACAGACATCCACTTTAAACCAATGATCAACGAGAACCTCCTCTCTGTCATCCAatcattttcctcctcagcGAGGCGTGTTCGACCAGTGCGGAAGTTGTCATGTGTCCGTCCGGCAATGTGTAAAATGTCCTTGGTTGTTGGGTGacgtgagggggaaaaaaaaacaaacaaacttgtgttttaCCAAGCCTTTTGTATTGTAATTAGCTGGTAAGACTACATTTTAATCGCATTCTTAAAAGTACATTATAATGACAAAAGCGTTAGTTTATTAAGAAAGCCGTTTTGTAGCCTGGTTGTTAGCCACTGTTAGCCACACTTGCTAACGGGGTTTTCGTGGTTTGAACTGTTATTCAGTCATTTTGCGAATTTTCTCTGCCACGGAGTACCTCTTTATTTGATTCACAGTTTGAGGAGATATTTCCTAAATCCCACTTTAAAAGCAGCGTTAGACAACAGTCGCATTAACAGTACtaatttttacttttcctgCTCTGAACTCTTagttttgcagtgcagccacaaaGCTCACTACAAACCCAGTGAGCTGACATTTTGCTGGAAGTTTGTCGCATAAAAGCTTTAGGATAGGTGAAGCTGGTGCATTTTCCTCCCAGTAACACCAGTTAAACTCTACTATCAGTCCAATGAGTCCATTGAGGGTGGCTGCATTtgaatgagacagaaaaacgCATGATTTTAACATTTCTGCTTGTCTGTCTATGTTCTGTCTCGACTCTCTCCTCACTCTTTCCTCCAGGTTGGCTTGAACTCCACAAACAATCCGCCATGCCTCTTCATAAATACCCCCCCAAAATCTGGGAGGCCCTGAAACTGAAGAAGGGCATCTACGCTCGTCTCCCTCAACACTACCTCAAGTCCCTGGAGCAGAGGGAGCCCACCCCGGTCCACTGGAGGCCCCTAGGAGTCCAGTACAGAGCCAACCCCGTCACAGGGCAGAAGGAGCGGGTGCAGGACGTCCCTGTGCCCATCTACTACCCTCCACACTCGCAGGATGGCCTGTGGGGAGGAGAGGGGTGGATATCAGGGTACAGATACGCCAACGATGACAAGGTGAGCAACAGGGAGATCATTTCTGTCACTGATGATAACACCACACTGGTAGttacctcccttaaatgtgttTGAGCATTAATAATCTATAACTATTTACTCCAGAGGGCATGGATGATGTTTTATCAggattattttttatcagtgttGGTCAGTAGGTTGCATTAATTTCAAAGGCTCCTGTCCTGACATATTaactgcagatgtgtgtgtccaggctgtGGCATGACTTTCAGTTCGATTGCACATGGAATGAtaccaaagaaaagaagaaaaaaaaaaacactggaccaCAAAAACTGGTTTAGAGTGATCTTGATGGAAATTAAGTTTGTGTTATTTACAGTCCAATAAGCAAATGTATATCCTCTGCTAACACTAAATCCCGGTTGTCTTAAGATTTTCTGTTTGACCATCAAATTGTTCTAAGCTGTAACATTTAACATGTAACTACAAAACCTCAAACCAAGTTACGCTGCTCTGCTCATCTTTCTCACTCTTCTGCCCGGGTTTAACGTTTGTTACACTGTCCGTTTGCTCAGATGTCCAATCGCCTGAAGAAGGTGTGGAAACCTCAGCTGTTCAAGCGGGAGCTCTACAGCGAGATCCTCGAGCACAAGTTCACCATCACCGTCACGGCCCGGACTCTGGACCTCATCGATGCCGCCTTCGGGTTCGACTTCTACATACTGAAGGTACGGGGAGGCTTTCACGTACATCTCACAGGCTTCTAAAGACACACTTTGACAACACAGCCTCCCAAAATGATAATTGTAATTGAGTTTTTTCGTATGCTGACGCTGTTTCTAATGACCGACCTGCGTTAGACCCCAAAGGAAGACCTGAACTCCAAACTGGGGATGGACCTGAAGCGGGCCATGCTACTTCGCCTGGCTCGCAAAGACACAGAGCTGTACCCCGACAACCCGACCATGAGAGAGAAGGTCTACAGCAAATACAAGGTAACCAAGTTGTGTTTTATTACAGGGTACTGCAGTCATGGATAAATATCCTCTACCTCGTAGGAGTGCCACCAT
This genomic window contains:
- the mrpl28 gene encoding large ribosomal subunit protein bL28m, yielding MPLHKYPPKIWEALKLKKGIYARLPQHYLKSLEQREPTPVHWRPLGVQYRANPVTGQKERVQDVPVPIYYPPHSQDGLWGGEGWISGYRYANDDKMSNRLKKVWKPQLFKRELYSEILEHKFTITVTARTLDLIDAAFGFDFYILKTPKEDLNSKLGMDLKRAMLLRLARKDTELYPDNPTMREKVYSKYKQFEVPEEEAEWVGLNLEEAVEKQRLLEHKEPEPLFKTCVDQLAKELTIQKLSEPQVIEKK